Proteins encoded by one window of Collimonas fungivorans:
- a CDS encoding MFS transporter produces MSNNLNIAPDALEATYKKIAWRLIPFLVFLFVLAWIDRVNVGFAKLQMLQDLQFSEAVYGLGAGIFFIGYFLFEVPSNLLLEKIGARKTLARITILWGLTSMAMVYVKTPATFYVIRFFLGVFEAGFFPGVVLYLTYWFPAAKRARVNGLFMTSFAIAGVVGGPVAGFIMSRMDGVGHYANWQWLFLLEGIPSVLAGIAVLLYLPEKPANAKWLSLPEQQAVSKALAAENHDHKHASLRDACRNYRVWICAAVYFCVVSGNATIAFWSPSIIKEIGVAGNLQIGLISAVPFLAGTIAMIWNGIHSDRSGERRLHCAMATLVASIGLILTGFFIGNAVLALCALTLAAVGILAAFPVFWSIPAAFLTGTAAAGGIALINSIGNLAGFAAPYLIGSLKTTTGSVASGLYFVAALEFCATILVLLFIKKVR; encoded by the coding sequence ATGAGCAACAACCTCAACATAGCGCCGGACGCGCTGGAAGCGACCTACAAGAAAATCGCCTGGCGCCTGATCCCCTTCCTGGTCTTCTTGTTCGTCCTGGCCTGGATCGATCGCGTCAACGTCGGTTTCGCCAAGCTGCAAATGTTGCAAGACCTGCAGTTCAGCGAAGCGGTCTACGGTCTCGGCGCCGGCATCTTTTTCATCGGTTATTTCCTGTTCGAAGTGCCAAGCAACCTGCTGCTGGAAAAAATCGGCGCCCGCAAGACCCTGGCCCGCATCACTATCCTGTGGGGGCTGACCTCGATGGCGATGGTGTATGTCAAGACGCCGGCCACTTTCTATGTGATCCGTTTTTTCCTGGGCGTGTTCGAAGCCGGCTTCTTCCCTGGCGTGGTGCTGTACCTGACCTACTGGTTCCCGGCCGCCAAGCGGGCCCGCGTCAACGGCTTGTTCATGACCTCGTTCGCGATCGCCGGCGTGGTGGGCGGGCCGGTCGCCGGTTTCATCATGAGCCGCATGGATGGCGTCGGCCATTACGCCAACTGGCAATGGCTGTTCCTGCTGGAAGGCATCCCGTCGGTGCTGGCCGGCATCGCGGTGCTGCTGTACCTGCCGGAAAAGCCGGCCAACGCAAAATGGTTGAGCCTGCCTGAACAACAGGCCGTAAGCAAGGCGCTAGCGGCGGAAAACCATGACCACAAACACGCCTCCCTGCGCGACGCCTGCCGCAACTACCGGGTCTGGATCTGCGCCGCGGTGTATTTCTGCGTGGTCAGCGGCAATGCCACGATCGCCTTCTGGTCGCCGTCCATCATCAAGGAAATCGGCGTGGCCGGCAACCTGCAGATCGGCCTGATCTCGGCAGTGCCTTTCCTGGCGGGCACCATCGCCATGATCTGGAACGGCATCCACTCTGACCGCAGCGGCGAGCGGCGCCTGCACTGCGCCATGGCGACGCTGGTAGCCAGCATCGGCCTGATACTGACCGGCTTTTTCATCGGCAATGCAGTGCTGGCGCTGTGTGCCCTGACCCTGGCGGCAGTCGGCATCCTGGCAGCATTCCCGGTGTTCTGGTCGATTCCTGCCGCATTCCTGACCGGCACCGCGGCCGCCGGCGGCATTGCGCTGATCAATTCGATCGGCAACCTGGCCGGTTTCGCTGCGCCTTACCTGATCGGCTCGCTGAAAACCACTACCGGCAGCGTCGCCTCCGGTTTGTATTTCGTCGCCGCGCTGGAATTTTGCGCGACGATCCTGGTCTTGCTGTTCATCAAAAAAGTTCGCTAA
- a CDS encoding DUF2848 domain-containing protein — protein MHISFQVDSEQGSSQLDTDIHTLVVAGWAGRDHAAIEHHIEELAALGISRPSAVPLYYRIASNQLTQAGQVQVVGPDSSGEVETFVFAVDGELYVSIASDHTDRKLEAHSVALSKQACVKPVAAGAWRLAEVADYWDELVIRSYIEENGETVLYQEGPLASLRTPQDLIAGYTNGAATLPAGSGMTCGTVAAIGGIRPAQSFTMELFDPRRQRTLRHHYQVEVLPEVA, from the coding sequence ATGCACATTTCCTTTCAGGTCGACAGCGAGCAAGGCTCGTCTCAGCTCGACACCGACATCCACACCTTGGTCGTGGCCGGCTGGGCCGGGCGCGACCATGCGGCCATCGAACATCACATCGAAGAGCTGGCGGCGCTCGGCATCTCGCGTCCCAGCGCCGTGCCGCTGTATTATCGCATCGCCAGCAACCAGCTGACCCAGGCCGGACAAGTGCAGGTGGTCGGCCCCGATTCGTCGGGCGAAGTGGAAACCTTTGTGTTTGCCGTCGACGGCGAACTGTATGTCAGCATCGCTTCCGACCATACCGACCGCAAGCTGGAAGCGCACAGCGTAGCGCTGTCGAAACAGGCATGCGTCAAGCCTGTCGCCGCCGGCGCCTGGCGCCTGGCCGAGGTCGCCGATTATTGGGATGAGCTGGTGATCCGCTCCTACATCGAGGAAAACGGCGAGACAGTGCTTTATCAGGAAGGCCCGCTGGCCTCGCTGCGCACGCCACAGGACCTGATCGCCGGCTATACCAACGGCGCCGCCACGCTGCCGGCAGGCAGCGGCATGACCTGCGGCACCGTCGCCGCGATCGGCGGCATCCGTCCGGCACAGTCATTTACAATGGAACTGTTCGACCCGCGCCGGCAACGCACTTTGCGTCATCACTACCAGGTTGAAGTGCTGCCCGAAGTTGCTTGA
- a CDS encoding amidase, translated as MTTKPPTLQSLATALSQNAVSSAALTEAALQRALEPSGEGSRVFTELYAAPARAAAQASDLLRASGQLRSPIDGLPISVKDLFDVAGSTTLAGSVALRDAAPASVSSVAVQRLLAAGAVIVGRTNMTEFAYSGLGINPHYGTPRNPWDRSTGRIPGGSSSGAAVSVSDAMAVAAIGSDTGGSVRIPAALCGLTGFKPTARRVSLQGVLPLSTQLDSIGPIANSVACCATLDAILAGEPVVPLQPYSLRGLRLALPTTLVLDGMDQHVAAAFASARQRLQAAGALIEEIEIPEFAALGAINAKGGFTGAEAYAWHRALIAERAAAYDPRVISRILRGKEISAADLIDLFAARKQWIAAVERRIAGYDALLLPTVPVVAPLITELEASDEAYFAANGLILRNPSVINFLDGCALSLPCHAAGTAPVGLMLAGAGGNDRKILEIGLAVEAALAAA; from the coding sequence ATGACTACCAAGCCACCTACCCTGCAATCCCTGGCCACAGCCCTAAGCCAGAATGCCGTCAGTTCGGCCGCCCTCACCGAAGCCGCGCTGCAACGCGCGCTGGAGCCATCCGGCGAAGGCAGCCGGGTGTTTACTGAACTGTATGCCGCGCCGGCACGGGCGGCGGCGCAAGCTTCCGACCTGCTGCGCGCCAGCGGCCAGCTGCGTTCGCCGATAGACGGCTTGCCGATTTCAGTCAAAGACCTGTTCGACGTCGCCGGCAGCACCACGCTGGCCGGTTCGGTGGCGCTGCGCGACGCCGCTCCGGCCAGCGTCAGTTCGGTGGCGGTACAGCGTCTGCTGGCAGCCGGCGCGGTCATCGTGGGCCGCACCAACATGACCGAATTCGCCTATTCCGGCCTCGGCATCAATCCGCACTACGGCACCCCCCGCAATCCTTGGGACAGAAGCACCGGCCGCATACCGGGCGGCTCCTCGTCCGGCGCCGCGGTTTCGGTCAGCGATGCCATGGCAGTCGCCGCCATCGGTTCCGATACCGGCGGTTCGGTGCGCATCCCGGCCGCGCTGTGCGGGCTGACCGGCTTCAAACCGACCGCGCGCCGGGTCTCGCTGCAGGGCGTATTGCCGCTGTCGACGCAACTGGATTCGATTGGCCCTATCGCCAACAGCGTCGCCTGTTGCGCCACCCTCGATGCGATACTGGCCGGTGAACCGGTAGTGCCGCTGCAGCCGTATTCGCTGCGCGGCCTGCGCCTGGCGCTGCCGACCACGCTGGTGCTGGACGGCATGGACCAGCACGTCGCAGCGGCGTTTGCCAGCGCACGCCAGCGGCTGCAAGCGGCGGGGGCTCTGATCGAAGAAATCGAGATACCCGAATTTGCAGCGCTGGGAGCAATCAACGCCAAAGGCGGGTTTACCGGCGCCGAAGCCTATGCCTGGCATCGCGCGCTGATCGCCGAGCGCGCCGCCGCTTACGATCCGCGCGTGATTTCGCGCATCTTGCGCGGCAAGGAAATCAGCGCAGCCGACCTGATCGACCTGTTCGCGGCGCGCAAGCAGTGGATCGCGGCGGTCGAACGCAGGATCGCGGGTTACGATGCGCTGCTGTTGCCGACCGTGCCTGTCGTCGCGCCGCTGATTACCGAGCTGGAAGCCAGCGATGAAGCGTATTTCGCCGCCAACGGCCTGATCTTGCGCAATCCGTCGGTGATCAACTTTCTCGACGGCTGCGCGCTCTCCTTGCCTTGTCATGCCGCGGGCACTGCGCCGGTCGGCCTGATGCTGGCCGGCGCCGGCGGCAATGACCGCAAGATCCTGGAAATCGGGCTGGCGGTTGAGGCTGCGCTAGCCGCGGCCTGA
- a CDS encoding DUF1223 domain-containing protein codes for MKLICKEVTPSATKLQMNSQESQVQILIDVSKQLVLTMLGFGLASAAQAQDYSAQSPANRVALVELYSSEGCNSCPPADQWLSRQGAQAKPGQAGPERIVPLALHVDYWDDLGWKDRFGDHRFTVRQQELAAFTNSRVVYTPEIFVGGRELRQWSANKAFDAAVAKITEQPSPADIAIKLSGTAARNFDLSTKVKLRQPSKDGHNAYVALYENQLVSKVAAGENDGVTLHHDYVVRRWLGPFALTDGMVQINEKIALDSIGTDVRADRFGIVAFVQNARSGEVLQVARLAVDH; via the coding sequence ATGAAGCTGATCTGTAAGGAAGTGACGCCCAGCGCGACCAAGCTACAGATGAACAGCCAGGAGAGTCAGGTGCAGATCCTTATCGATGTTTCAAAACAGCTTGTATTGACGATGCTTGGGTTCGGACTTGCATCCGCCGCCCAGGCGCAGGACTACAGCGCGCAGAGCCCGGCCAACCGGGTGGCGCTGGTCGAACTGTATTCCAGCGAAGGCTGCAACAGCTGCCCGCCGGCCGACCAGTGGCTGTCCAGGCAAGGCGCGCAAGCCAAGCCAGGCCAGGCCGGACCGGAGCGCATCGTGCCGCTGGCCCTGCATGTCGATTATTGGGACGACCTGGGCTGGAAGGACAGGTTCGGCGACCACCGCTTCACCGTGCGGCAGCAGGAACTGGCGGCGTTCACCAACAGTCGCGTGGTCTACACGCCGGAAATTTTCGTCGGCGGCCGCGAGCTGAGGCAGTGGAGCGCGAACAAGGCATTTGACGCCGCGGTCGCCAAAATCACGGAGCAGCCGTCGCCGGCAGACATCGCCATCAAGTTGTCCGGCACGGCGGCGCGCAATTTCGACTTGTCGACCAAGGTCAAGCTGCGTCAGCCTTCCAAAGATGGCCATAACGCCTACGTCGCGCTCTACGAAAACCAGCTGGTATCCAAGGTGGCTGCTGGCGAGAACGATGGCGTGACCCTGCACCACGACTATGTAGTGCGGCGCTGGCTTGGTCCGTTTGCATTGACGGATGGCATGGTGCAGATCAATGAGAAGATCGCGCTCGACAGCATAGGCACGGACGTCCGCGCCGACCGTTTCGGCATTGTCGCCTTTGTCCAGAATGCCCGCAGCGGGGAAGTATTGCAGGTAGCCAGGCTGGCGGTCGATCACTGA
- a CDS encoding SDR family oxidoreductase has translation MQVNPQADTAPAVVLITGAAKRVGRVIAERFAQAGYTVAVHYGSSRQEALDTVQAIEAGGGSALALQADLQAPEQLTAMIEAVYARFGRLDVLVNCAAVFFPDTLADFALPDLERSWQVNCRAPLLLTQAFHRQAMQRAQQGVVINVVDQKVHANFHPEDFSYTVAKAALGNLTAMLAMSAAPVLRVNALYPGLMTTSGDQSQADFEYSSARSTPLGYIAPIAEIADAILLLTRPSFNGAEFVVDAGQNLVRVERDVINLYRAP, from the coding sequence ATGCAGGTCAACCCGCAGGCCGATACGGCGCCCGCCGTGGTGCTGATCACTGGCGCCGCCAAGCGGGTCGGGCGCGTGATCGCCGAGCGGTTTGCGCAAGCCGGTTATACGGTGGCAGTGCACTACGGAAGTTCGCGGCAAGAAGCGCTGGATACGGTGCAAGCCATCGAAGCCGGCGGCGGCAGTGCGCTCGCCCTGCAGGCCGACCTGCAAGCGCCGGAGCAGCTGACGGCAATGATAGAGGCGGTCTACGCCAGGTTCGGCCGGCTCGATGTGCTGGTGAACTGCGCTGCGGTTTTTTTCCCGGATACGCTGGCCGATTTTGCCCTGCCGGACCTGGAGCGTTCATGGCAGGTGAACTGCCGCGCGCCGCTGTTGCTGACCCAGGCATTTCACCGGCAAGCCATGCAGCGCGCCCAGCAGGGTGTGGTGATCAATGTGGTGGACCAGAAGGTGCACGCCAATTTTCATCCGGAGGATTTCAGCTACACCGTGGCGAAAGCCGCGCTGGGCAACCTGACCGCGATGCTGGCGATGTCGGCGGCGCCGGTGCTGCGCGTCAATGCCTTGTATCCCGGCCTGATGACAACCAGCGGCGACCAGAGCCAGGCCGATTTCGAATATTCCTCGGCCCGTTCTACGCCGCTCGGATATATCGCGCCGATCGCGGAAATCGCCGATGCCATCCTGCTGCTGACCAGGCCGTCTTTCAATGGCGCAGAGTTTGTGGTGGATGCCGGGCAAAACCTGGTGCGGGTCGAGCGCGACGTGATCAATTTGTATCGGGCGCCATAG
- a CDS encoding 4a-hydroxytetrahydrobiopterin dehydratase, whose protein sequence is MELKFSRTDTSMPSSTHIGAAAAIQGLNGWTATDGRDAIQKTFLFADFNAAFGFMTQAALLAEKMDHHPEWSNVYNRVVVLLTTHDANGVTDLDVRLAQFMDRHAAAAVKN, encoded by the coding sequence ATAGAATTGAAGTTTTCACGAACGGATACTTCAATGCCAAGCTCCACCCACATCGGCGCTGCAGCCGCAATCCAGGGCCTGAACGGCTGGACCGCAACCGATGGCCGCGATGCGATTCAAAAGACTTTCCTGTTTGCCGACTTCAACGCGGCTTTCGGCTTCATGACCCAGGCGGCTTTGCTGGCGGAAAAAATGGACCATCACCCCGAGTGGTCCAACGTCTATAACCGCGTGGTCGTGCTGCTGACGACCCATGACGCCAACGGCGTTACCGATCTCGACGTGCGCCTGGCGCAATTCATGGACCGTCACGCCGCCGCTGCCGTCAAAAATTGA
- a CDS encoding alpha/beta hydrolase family protein, with translation MRFLSAAVLTLICSMFTAPASARGEQTNIGFLSLTTSGEYAVPVAVWYPTAEPQVEWQAGPYTIHATRGAAITSGLHPLIILSHGSGGSEFGHSDLAEALAGHGYVVAAPRHLGDSYDQPEGRFTDVQIIGRPWQAAATLDAVLADQRIGAAIDAGRIGMAGFSAGAYTTMVMAGAKPDPALYSAYCAAHVDDHEVCPDGSHAKLRITRPGWSVPADKRVRAAVAMAPFSIMFDAKSVADVTIPLRIYKASDDQVLRNQWNTDHLLSLLPASVERGELAGGHYVFIAPCSAVMKSRTPYLCVDAPGVDRVAEHAQLNAEIVDFFNRKLPKPD, from the coding sequence ATGCGTTTTCTGTCCGCGGCGGTATTGACCCTGATTTGCAGCATGTTCACGGCGCCGGCATCGGCCCGCGGCGAGCAGACGAATATAGGCTTCCTCAGCCTCACCACCAGCGGCGAGTATGCCGTGCCGGTGGCGGTCTGGTATCCGACCGCCGAGCCGCAGGTCGAATGGCAGGCCGGCCCCTATACTATCCACGCCACTCGCGGCGCCGCCATCACCTCTGGACTACATCCGCTGATCATCCTGTCGCACGGCAGCGGCGGCAGCGAATTCGGCCACAGCGACCTGGCAGAAGCCCTGGCCGGACACGGTTATGTAGTGGCGGCGCCGCGCCATCTTGGCGACAGCTATGACCAGCCTGAGGGCAGGTTCACCGACGTGCAGATCATCGGCCGTCCGTGGCAGGCAGCAGCAACGCTGGATGCGGTCCTGGCCGACCAGCGGATCGGTGCGGCGATCGACGCCGGGCGCATCGGCATGGCCGGCTTCTCTGCCGGCGCCTATACCACCATGGTGATGGCCGGCGCCAAACCGGACCCCGCTTTATACAGTGCCTATTGCGCGGCGCACGTCGACGATCATGAAGTGTGTCCGGACGGCAGCCATGCGAAACTCCGGATTACCCGTCCCGGCTGGAGCGTGCCGGCCGATAAACGGGTGCGCGCCGCGGTAGCCATGGCGCCGTTCAGCATCATGTTCGATGCAAAAAGCGTGGCGGATGTGACGATACCGTTGCGCATCTATAAAGCCAGCGACGACCAGGTCTTGCGCAATCAATGGAACACCGACCATCTGCTGAGCCTGCTGCCGGCCAGCGTCGAACGTGGCGAGCTGGCCGGCGGCCATTACGTATTCATTGCGCCTTGCAGCGCTGTCATGAAGTCCAGGACGCCATACTTGTGCGTGGACGCCCCTGGAGTGGACCGGGTTGCGGAGCATGCGCAATTAAATGCCGAAATTGTCGACTTTTTTAACCGAAAACTGCCGAAACCCGATTGA
- a CDS encoding NADPH-dependent FMN reductase has translation MTQLTRIADLLGIMAVCETSSGAMKFLAISGSLRAASHNSALLRAMARLAPAGASVTLYRGLGDLPLFNPDIEASDPAPVADLRSRIVAADALLIASPEYAHGITGAMKNALDWMVGCEAFVLKPVALLNASPRAVHAQASLREIVTMMSAQIVEAASVTVPILGSHLSEDEIVLHPEISATLRGALLSLHAAVLAARSQPQ, from the coding sequence ATGACGCAACTGACCAGGATTGCTGATTTGCTTGGCATAATGGCGGTCTGTGAAACTTCCTCGGGCGCCATGAAATTCCTCGCCATCTCAGGCAGCCTGCGTGCTGCCTCCCACAATTCGGCCCTGTTGCGGGCCATGGCGCGCCTGGCGCCGGCCGGCGCCAGCGTGACGCTGTACCGTGGCCTGGGCGACTTGCCCCTGTTTAATCCCGATATCGAAGCCAGCGACCCGGCCCCTGTGGCAGATCTGCGCAGCCGGATCGTGGCCGCCGACGCCCTGCTGATCGCCAGCCCGGAGTATGCGCACGGCATTACCGGCGCCATGAAGAATGCTCTCGACTGGATGGTGGGTTGCGAAGCTTTTGTGCTGAAGCCGGTGGCATTGCTGAATGCCTCGCCGAGGGCGGTGCACGCCCAGGCATCCTTAAGGGAAATCGTGACGATGATGTCGGCGCAGATTGTCGAAGCGGCATCGGTCACCGTCCCCATCCTTGGTTCGCACCTCAGCGAAGACGAGATCGTCCTGCACCCGGAGATTTCGGCAACGCTGCGCGGCGCCCTGCTCTCGTTGCATGCCGCCGTGCTGGCGGCACGCTCGCAGCCACAATAA
- a CDS encoding DUF1304 domain-containing protein codes for MNTVTNLLIALVALLHVYFLVLEMFLWDKPFGLKTFRLTPEFAAASKALAANQGLYNGFLAAGLAWGLCLGTPGYAIKIFFLACVVIAGIFGALTVSRKILYIQAVPAIVALGLLTLA; via the coding sequence TTGAATACTGTCACCAACCTGCTGATTGCCCTGGTCGCCTTGCTACACGTGTATTTCCTGGTGCTTGAAATGTTCTTGTGGGATAAGCCGTTCGGCCTCAAGACTTTCAGGCTGACGCCGGAGTTCGCCGCCGCCTCCAAGGCGCTGGCCGCCAACCAGGGTTTGTACAACGGCTTCCTGGCTGCCGGCCTGGCCTGGGGTTTGTGCCTGGGTACGCCGGGGTATGCGATCAAGATCTTTTTCCTGGCCTGCGTGGTCATCGCCGGCATCTTCGGTGCGCTCACGGTCAGCCGCAAGATCTTGTACATACAGGCAGTGCCGGCTATCGTCGCTCTCGGCTTGCTGACACTGGCGTAA
- a CDS encoding glutathione S-transferase family protein: MTPNRRVTFFHSPNTRSTGARILLEELGADYQLHALNMKAGEQRGPAYLAINPMGKVPAIRHGEALITEQVAVFLYLADLYQDAGLAPALDDPLRGPYLRWMVYYGSCFEPAVVDRAQKHPPVAPSTCPYGDFDTMLKTLTDQLASGPYILGEKFSAADVLWGTALTWTTAFQLVPMSPLIQAYIDRVNARPAAQRVKALDAELAAQHASQVAAKA; encoded by the coding sequence ATGACACCGAACCGCCGCGTAACATTTTTCCATTCGCCGAACACCCGCTCGACGGGCGCCCGCATCCTGCTTGAGGAGCTGGGCGCCGACTACCAGCTGCACGCGCTCAACATGAAGGCGGGCGAGCAGCGCGGTCCTGCATACCTGGCGATCAATCCCATGGGCAAAGTGCCCGCGATCCGCCATGGCGAAGCGCTGATTACAGAACAGGTCGCGGTCTTCCTGTACCTGGCCGACCTGTACCAGGATGCCGGCCTGGCGCCCGCGCTGGACGATCCGCTGCGCGGCCCGTACCTGCGCTGGATGGTGTACTACGGTTCCTGTTTCGAGCCGGCGGTGGTCGACCGGGCGCAAAAGCACCCGCCGGTGGCGCCGTCGACTTGCCCTTACGGCGATTTCGATACGATGCTGAAGACCTTGACTGACCAGTTGGCCAGCGGACCCTATATCCTGGGTGAAAAATTCAGCGCCGCCGATGTACTGTGGGGCACCGCACTGACCTGGACCACGGCTTTCCAGCTGGTGCCTATGTCGCCGCTGATCCAGGCTTATATCGACCGGGTCAATGCACGCCCGGCCGCACAGCGCGTCAAGGCCCTCGACGCCGAACTGGCGGCGCAGCATGCCAGCCAAGTCGCGGCCAAGGCCTGA
- a CDS encoding S53 family peptidase, whose amino-acid sequence MKSEISAKVLAANFAIPQASALSLALSLVFASLSVHAAVADNSAWVTTKTQAFLPQVQANQKSVAADASVVTPAATAVQLAQGEPVHVTLSLNLRNEAKLDKFLQDLHTPGTASYGKFLTPAQFAAEYAPTEKDVAKVVAHLSKSGFVNIQVAPNRQLVTADGTAATVQTGFRTALKRFQQDGRKVFANTDAAQVPAALSGIVDSVLGLQNVAIAQTHHRWVQTPEAGVSAQAKVTVNATPVATAHSPVQFPAIYNVGTTPTASNTVVGIISAGDLSPTITDLKTFTTAKGLATVNTLVVKTGAAGADYSDTSGQVEWNLDSQTITGTSGGVKQLIFYASPDMSFSGITAAYNRAVTDNVAKVINVSLGGCESDTHSDGTQAADDKVFKQAVAQGQTFSISTGDAGTYNCQTSSISGAPGVPKNKSTYDVSEPATSPYVIAVGGTTLYTNSGAYSSETVWNEGLSAIGTYDDAGDYDSTKRLWATGGGYSKYETAPTYQTGVIASGKTTRGLPDIAFDAASASGATIYYNTQTGTVGGTSLSAPIFAGVWARLQSANNNALGFPAASFYKYFPVAANASLLHDVTSGTNGASSSYGYKAAAGWDATTGFGSLNIGNLNTFVKNTTDFAR is encoded by the coding sequence ATGAAATCGGAAATATCAGCGAAAGTACTAGCAGCAAATTTTGCGATTCCCCAGGCTTCGGCGTTGTCATTGGCGCTGTCCCTGGTGTTTGCATCATTGTCTGTCCACGCAGCCGTGGCGGACAACAGCGCTTGGGTCACCACCAAGACCCAAGCGTTCTTGCCGCAAGTCCAAGCGAATCAAAAGAGCGTGGCAGCCGATGCCAGCGTGGTAACCCCAGCCGCAACCGCCGTGCAGCTGGCGCAAGGCGAACCGGTCCATGTGACGCTCAGCCTGAACCTGCGCAATGAAGCCAAGCTCGACAAGTTCCTGCAGGACCTGCACACACCTGGCACCGCTTCCTACGGCAAATTCCTGACACCGGCGCAATTCGCCGCGGAATATGCGCCTACGGAAAAAGATGTGGCCAAAGTGGTTGCCCATCTGAGCAAGTCCGGTTTTGTCAACATCCAGGTCGCGCCGAACCGCCAGCTGGTGACAGCCGACGGCACTGCAGCCACCGTGCAAACCGGCTTCCGCACTGCGCTGAAACGCTTCCAGCAAGACGGCCGCAAGGTGTTTGCCAATACCGATGCAGCACAAGTGCCTGCCGCATTGAGCGGCATCGTCGATTCGGTGCTGGGTTTGCAAAACGTTGCGATCGCCCAGACCCACCATCGCTGGGTGCAGACGCCTGAAGCCGGCGTGAGCGCACAGGCTAAAGTCACGGTCAATGCAACGCCGGTGGCGACAGCGCACAGCCCGGTGCAATTCCCTGCGATCTATAACGTCGGCACCACGCCGACTGCTTCGAACACCGTGGTCGGCATCATCTCGGCAGGCGATCTCAGCCCGACGATTACCGACCTGAAAACCTTCACTACAGCCAAGGGCCTTGCCACCGTCAATACCCTGGTGGTGAAAACCGGTGCTGCCGGCGCCGACTATAGCGACACTTCCGGCCAAGTCGAATGGAACCTCGACAGCCAGACCATCACAGGCACTTCCGGCGGCGTCAAGCAGCTGATTTTCTACGCGTCGCCTGACATGAGCTTCAGCGGCATCACTGCAGCCTACAACCGTGCAGTGACTGACAACGTGGCCAAGGTCATCAACGTTTCGCTCGGCGGCTGCGAATCGGATACCCATAGCGACGGCACCCAGGCAGCTGACGACAAGGTGTTCAAGCAGGCTGTGGCGCAAGGCCAGACATTCTCCATTTCGACCGGAGATGCTGGTACTTACAACTGCCAGACCAGCTCGATTTCCGGTGCGCCTGGCGTACCGAAAAACAAGTCGACCTATGATGTCAGCGAACCGGCTACTTCGCCTTACGTCATCGCTGTCGGCGGCACGACCCTGTACACCAACTCCGGCGCCTACAGCAGCGAAACCGTGTGGAACGAAGGCCTGAGCGCGATCGGCACCTACGACGACGCAGGCGACTACGATTCCACCAAGCGCCTGTGGGCAACTGGCGGCGGCTACAGCAAATACGAAACGGCGCCAACTTACCAAACAGGTGTGATTGCTTCCGGCAAGACCACCCGCGGCCTGCCGGACATCGCGTTTGATGCCGCCAGCGCCAGCGGCGCCACCATCTACTACAACACCCAGACCGGTACGGTCGGCGGCACCAGCTTGTCGGCGCCGATTTTCGCCGGCGTCTGGGCCCGCCTGCAATCGGCCAACAACAATGCCCTGGGTTTCCCGGCAGCCAGCTTCTACAAGTATTTCCCGGTTGCCGCCAACGCTTCGCTATTGCATGACGTGACTTCCGGCACCAACGGCGCCAGCAGCTCGTACGGCTACAAGGCAGCAGCAGGCTGGGATGCAACTACTGGTTTCGGTAGCCTGAATATCGGCAACCTGAATACCTTCGTCAAGAACACCACGGACTTTGCACGTTAA